The Pontibacter korlensis sequence GGTCAGGAGAAAACCTATCAGGCATGGTATGGAACACCGGAGGCACTGGTGTATGGCAACAGGCAGGATCTGCAGGACTATATTGACCGTAACGGTATAGAAGGTAGCGACCGTGAGAACCTGCTTAGCTCTGGCCGAACCTACAACTACTACACCTACGACAACGAGACTGACAATTACCAGCAGGACCACTACCAGCTGCATCTCTCGCATGATTTTATGCCGGCGCTTAGCTTCTCCGGAGCCCTACACTACACCTATGGCCGTGGCTATTATGAGCAGTTCCGTGCAGAGGATGACCTGGCAGATTATGGCTTGCCAAATGTAGAGATTGGGGGCGAAACAATAGAAACCTCCGACATCATCCGCCGCCGCTGGCTCGACAACGACTTCTACGGTGTTACTTATGCCTTACAGTATAATCCGAACCAGCGCCTAAACGCTACTCTTGGTGGTGCCTGGAACAGGTATACTGGCGCTCACTTTGGCGAGGTTATCTGGGCTCGCTATGCCTCTACCTCCAACATTCGCGACAGGTATTATGAGAACGATGCGGATAAAACCGACTTTAACATATTTGCCAAGGCTAGCTACAGCCTGACTGATAAACTAAGTGTGTTTGGCGACCTTCAGTTGCGTACCATCCAGTACGAGTTTTTAGGATTTGACAACGATGGTAAAAACATTACGCAGGACGCCAGCTATACTTTCTGGAACCCGAAAGCAGGTATAACTTATGCTCCTGCACCAGAGCACCAGCTCTATGCTTCGTTTGCTGTTGGTAACCGTGAGCCAGTGCGCGACGACTTTACCGAGTCTACCCCAACAAGCCGTCCTAAGCACGAAACACTGCGCAACGTGGAAGCCGGATACCGGGGTCTGTTTGGCGTTGGTGAGTTATTTGGACAAACCCTTGCAGCAGATGTGGAGGCAAACCTCTACTACATGAACTACAAAAACCAACTGGTTTTAACAGGACAGATCAACGATGTAGGCGCCTATACCCGCACGAACATAGACAAGAGCTACCGCCAGGGCATAGAGTTAGCCGGAGCGTTGCGCCTTGGCACACGTGCCAGCCTGCGTAGCAATATTGCCTACAGCCAGAACAGAATAAAGGGTTTTAGCGAATTCCTGGATGACTACGCCAATGGCGACCAAGTACGCTATGACTATAATGAAACGGCTATTGCCTTCTCGCCTGATTTTATAACAAGCAGCCAGCTAGAGGTGGAGGTGCTGAAAGGCCTTCGCGCTGCCTTCATCTATAAGACAGTAGGTAAGCAGTACCTCGACAATACTGAAAACGAAGATCGTATTATTCCGGCTTACGAGGTGGGAGATGTACGCCTGCGTTATACTGTCAATATCAGCAATGTGCTGAAGGAGCTGGAGCTAGGTCTGTTGGTGAACAATGTGTTCAACGAGCGATATGCAGCCAACGGTTATACTTACAGCTATCTTTATGGAGACCAGTATACCGAGAACTTCTATTATCCTCAGGCTACACGCAATTTTCTGTTATCTGTAGGTCTTAAGTTTTAAGTGTAAGCTAAAGCTATTAAAAAGCCCTGCCAGTTTTGGTGGGGCTTTTTTGTGAGCTAGGTAAGAGGATAGGCGGGGCTATACTGCTGTTACTGGCGGAGATCTCGGTTTATGCCATTGAGGAATAGAAGTATAAGTATGTCCAAGAATGAAACAGTTCTGTTCATACTTAAATCCTCCTAATCCTGATTCAGGTTATGCTTAAAATTTTAACTTTGCGTATTACCCTTTCTCTTAACCCTTAAAGCAAAACTATGGCCTACGAATCATCTGGTGCGCCGGATTACTATAACATCGACGACCTGTTAACCGAAGAGCACAAGCTTATACGGCAGACCATGCGCGACTTTGTGAAGCGCGAGATTTCTCCAAGTGTTGAACAGTGGGCACAGGATGCTCATTTCCCATCAGAAATAGTAAAGAAGTTTGGGGATGTAGGTGCTTTTGGCCCAACTATACCAACAGAGTATGGTGGCGGTGGCCTCGATTATATCAGCTACGGCATCATTATGCAGGAGATAGAGCGTGGCGATTCTGGTATGCGTTCTACGGCCTCGGTGCAAGGCTCTTTGGTGATGTACCCTATTTACAAGTATGGTTCAGAGGAGCAGCGCAAAAAATACTTGCCTAAGCTTGCAAGCGGCGAGTGGCTAGGTTGCTTTGGGCTTACAGAACCTGATTTTGGCTCTAACCCGGGTGGCATGGCTACTAATATAAAAGACATGGGCGACCATTACCTGCTTAACGGCGCTAAGATGTGGATCTCTAACTCTCCAGAGTGCCAGGTAGCGGTAGTGTGGGCAAAGAATGAGGAAGGCCGCATCAAGGGCCTGATCGTGGAACGCGGCATGGAAGGTTTCTCTACCCCGGAGATTCACAACAAATGGAGCTTACGCGCCAGCTGTACCGGAGAACTGGTGTTTGATAACGTGAAGGTGCCAAAAGAAAACCTGCTGCCAAACATCGATGGTTTGAAAGGACCGCTTGGCTGTCTGGACTCTGCCCGTTACGGTATTTCTTGGGGAGCCATTGGTGCCGCTATCGACTGTTACGAGTCGGCCAGGAAGTATAGTGTGGAGCGTATCCAGTTTGATAAGCCTATTGGTGCTTTCCAGCTCACACAGAAGAAGCTGGCTGAGATGCTGACCGAGATTACGAAAGCGCAGTTGTTGGCCTGGCGCCTAGGCACCTTGATGAACGAGGGCAAAGCAACCACGCAGCAAATTTCTATGGCCAAGCGCAACAACGTGGACATGGCCCTGCACATTGCTCGTGAGGCACGCCAGATTCATGGTGGTATGGGTATCACAGGCGAGTACCCGATCATGCGCCACATGATGAACCTGGAGTCCGTGATTACCTATGAGGGTACAAACGACATTCACCTGCTGATAACAGGTGCGGATATTACGGGAATCCCAGCTTTTAAATAGTCTCCCTAAGACTAAGAGAGAGCGATAAAGTATAAAGGGCAGCTGCGTGAGTGGCTGCCCTTTGCTGTTTTCGTAGACTCTCGCGATTTGCTTAGCTCCCGCGGGAGCCCGGCTAGTTGCCGTTCGCATTTTCTATAAATATTTTGCCTGTAGTTGTAATAAATTGTAATGTCTCTGCTCTAAGTATTAACTGGCTGTGAAATCAGCTCTAACTCATCACCCTTAACAGACTTAATCATGAAGTTTAAACTTTACAATAACACGCCGCTGCCAAGCATACTGCAACACCTAACCTCACCATGCTACTCTTCTTTGGAAGCGAAATTTAAGCATGTTGCCGATGCACGATAAGGAAAAGTTATTCCAGGAGATCGTGCGGGAGAACCGGGACAGGCTGTATCGTATTTGTCGCGCCTGTATACCCGACCACGATGATGCCAACGACCTGTACCAGGAGGTGTTGGTAAAAGTGTGGTTGAACCTGCACACTTTCCGTGGAGATGCAAAACTGAGCACCTGGCTTTATCGCTTTGCCTTGAACACTGCCATACTTCACCGGAAGCAGCGGAGCAAACATGTTACTTTACTACCGCAACATAGTATGGGATTTCCCGATGCAGCTGCCGAAACAGCTCATAAGCAAGAGCAGGAGGTGCTATTACAACAGCTGCACTACTGCATCAGCTGTCTCGAAAAGCAGGACCGGCTCATTATTTCGCTGGTGCTGGAGGAGGTGTCTTATAAAGAAATTGCAGAGGTGCTGGGGCTAACGGTAAACTATGTGGGGGTAAAGATAAATCGCATCAAACAGAAGCTGGCAGTGCTCATGGAGCAGCAGGTTACCCAGGAGACATTCAAAGAAAGCAGGAACGAACTATGAACTTCGACGACATTCAAAAAAGCTGGCAAACGCAGCAGGCACCTGCTACCGAAGGTAGAGTAGGAGGCACGGTAAAAGAATCTAACATACTAAATGATGTTAAGGCACTTCAGCGGAAAGTAATACACACAAACACAGTTGCTACAGTTGTAATAGGTTTGACTGCGGCAGCTTTTGTTTTCGTGCTTCGACCATTATTAAAACCCAGTACAGTTTGGTATGATATAGGAATAGGCCTCACTCTCAGTGCTGCCTTCTCTTTAGGTTTGATTCACTGGTTTAAGTCAATGCCATGGAAAAAGCAAGTTAACCTTAGCAGTAAAGCATATGTGGAGCAGGTGCTTAAGAGTCTTCGCTACTTAAATGCTATCAATAAGAAGCTAACCCCATTCCTTATGGTGGTTATTCTTGCTGGCATTAACCTGATCTACTTCGACATATTCTTGAATGAGAGTGCCAAACTACGCCTGGTGATGCATATTCTGCTAAATGCTTTTATGCTTACTGCAGGTATAGCATCTCTTTATTACTCAGAGCGGCATAACGACCAGTCCTACGTGCCGATAATAAAGGAACTTGAAGAGCTGCAGCAGAAGTTGGAGGAGATTTAAAGACTTACTCCTCTTCCTGCCCAAGCTCATCCCTGCTTTTACCTCCAAAGTTATATGTCATCATGCTTTTCCAAAGTTTGTCGAACTCTTGGCTATAGTCCTGCACAATGCTGAAGTTATCGGTTACGAGTACATTCTCGTGGTTGTGCATAGCAGCGTTGCGGGTCCAGTTGTAGCTACCAGTAAGCACGCGGGCCTCATCGAAAATAGCAAATTTGTGGTGCATGTGGCTACGCGCTTTATCAGTCCGAACTTCCAGGCCGTGAGCTGCTAGTTCTCTTATGTCAGAGCCGGCGTCATAGAGCTTATCGTTATCGGTGATGATTTTTATACGTTTGCCGTGCTTGTAGGCCCGAATAACAGCCTCTGTAATACGGTTGTCACTGATCGTAAATACGCAAATCTTTATACTTTCCTGCGCATCATCTATACATTCTATAATGGCGTTGAGGCAATCGTCGCCGGGGCTAAAGAAGGCGTGGCTCGTAATTTTTTGCTGGTGAGGATGCATATGTATTCTATTGGCTTGTTTGTAAGGTACAACAACCGCAATGATAAGTAAACAAACGCTTTAGCGATTGCTAATGATATTAGATTTATGGGGAATAACTATAATAATATTAGCAAAATATCTTAACTTCGTAAGTATAAATGGAGCTAAAGAACAGTCGAAACTGTTACCTTTAAGTACAGCAAAAGCTGATTTTATAAAGTATAAAGTATACCATGAGAGAAGATTATCTCACCGGCGAAAATGAATATATGACGCCTGCCGAACGCGACATAGACAAGGCGCTCCGACCACTAAGCTTCCGCGATTTTACCGGTCAGGATAAGGTGGTTGAGAACCTTAAAATATTTGTGTTGGCAGCCAAGCGTCGTGGCGAGGCATTGGACCACGTGCTGCTGCATGGACCTCCGGGCTTGGGTAAGACCACACTTTCGCACATTATTGCCTCAGAGCTGGATGCAGGCATCAAAATGACCTCAGGTCCGGTTCTGGACAAGCCTAGCGATTTGGCGGGCTTACTTACTAACCTGGAGGCAAACGATGTATTGTTTATTGACGAGATTCACCGCCTGAACCCAGTTGTGGAAGAGTATCTGTACTCGGCTATGGAGGATTACAAGATCGATATTATGCTCGATTCTGGTCCGAATGCCCGTTCTGTACAGATTAGTCTGAATCCGTTTACGTTGATTGGCGCTACTACACGCTCAGGCTTACTTACGGCACCTCTACGTGCACGTTTCAGCATTAACTCGCGCTTAGAGTACTACGATGCCGCACTTTTAACTTCTATTGTGAAGCGCTCGTCGACGTTACTAGGTGCACCTATACATGAGGATGCTGCTTTTGAAATTGCCCGCCGTAGCCGTGGTACACCGCGTATTGCCAACAACCTGCTGCGCCGTACCCGCGACTTTGCCCAGGTAAAAGGTGATGGTACTATTACGGTAGAGATTGCAAGATTCGCTCTGAACGCGCTGGACGTAGACCAAAACGGCCTTGACGATATGGATAACCGTATCCTGATGACCATTATCGATAAGTTTAAAGGTGGTCCGGTAGGTATAACTACTATTGCCACAGCATGCGGCGAAGAGTCAGAAACAATTGAGGAAGTATATGAGCCGTTCCTGATTCAGGAGGGTTATATAAAGCGTACTGCCCGTGGCCGTGAGGCTACAGAAATGGCTTACCGACACCTGGGCAAGATTCCCCCACAGGAGATTGCCTCTGGTGGCTTATTTAACCAGCCAGAATAAAATAAGCTGTTTGTGATAAAGTGTAAAAGGCAGACCAATAGGTCTGCCTTTTTTGTTTTGGGCTTCACATAGTCTCTGGACGCGGCTAGATCTATAACAGCCATCAGCAGCAAGTTTGGGTTATACTTTCCTAAAATCACTAAATCTCTCTAAAACCTCTCGTTGGATTTATTTTGCCTTACTTTTGTTGTGCAAAGTATAGCAACCAAGTATAAATTGAGTAAAGAAAAGTATACATACCTGATCAAGAAGAAGGCGAAGGAGCTGGGCTTTATGTTCTGCGGCATCTCTAAAGCAGAGTTTCTGGAGGAGGAGGCGCCAAGGCTGGAGCGATGGCTGAACCAGAACATGCATGGGCAGATGCGCTACATGGAGAACCACTTCGATAAACGCCTGGACCCGCGCCTGCTTGTGGACGGAGCCAAGTCGGTAGTGTCGCTGCTACTCAATTATTATCCTGATAAAGAAAACCAGCAGCAAGAGGAGGATACTTACAAGATATCCAAATATGCCTATGGCACCGATTACCACTTTGTGATAAAGGATAAGCTGAAAACGCTTCTAAACTATATCAACGAGGAGATTGGGGAGGTGGGGGGCCGTTGCTTTGTAGACTCAGCCCCCGTAATGGATAAAGCCTGGGCCAAAAAAGGAGGCTTAGGCTGGGTTGGTAAGAACTCAAACCTGATAACACCACAGGTAGGTAGTTTCTACTTTATTGCTGAGCTCATCATAGATCTTGAGCTGGAGTATGACGGGCCTATAAAAGACTACTGCGGCTCTTGTACCCGCTGCCTGGATGCCTGCCCAACAGGTGCTATTACAGAACCTTACGTGGTGGATGGTAGCAAGTGCATTTCTTACTTTACCATAGAGCTAAAGGACCAGCTGCCACAGGAAATGAACGGCAAGTTCGGGAATTGGGTATTCGGCTGCGATATTTGCCAGGATGTGTGTCCCTGGAACCGCTTCAGCAAACCACATAACGAACCAGCCTTTTCAGCGCACCCGCAGCTAAAGGAACTAAAAACCCGCGATTGGCAGGAATTGACACACGAAGTCTTCTCGCAGCTGTTCAAAAAATCAGCTGTGAAGCGCACCGGCTATAATGGCCTGATGCGCAACATTAGCTTTGTGCAAGACAACCCGGAAGAAGAATAAATTTAAAATTGGTGCTTTAGGAAAACACGGTTAAGGATGATCAGGTAGACACCTGAGAATTGGTTATAGCACCATTGCTTTAGCTGCTCGATTTCCTCTTTCACGAGTACTTTGAAAGCCTTGCGTAACTCCTTTTCAAACAGCATCTTGTCGAAGCTAACCTTCAGTAAGATGGTTTTAACGTATTCCAGCATTTTATAAAAAGTAAGCAGATATATTGTAATCTGCTCATATATACGATTGCAGCCTGATTTGGTGACGCCTTCCCGTTATATTTATACTATAAATTAGAATTTAAATTAAATTTATTTAGAAAGTATAAAGTATAATAAGGTGTGGTGATTGTTTTTTTACATGGGGAACAGTAGGTGAGAAAGAAGAGGTGCAGCTAAAGCAACAGATACCTTGCAAGCCCTTGCTATAACACCGTGCTACATGCCGAAAAAATATTAAATTTGTCTGTTGTACCTCAGTAGGATAGCCGCAGCATCAGAGCGGCCTGAACTATGCGATCTTTATACCTTACCCTTATACTTATCTTGATGCTGTTAGTGCCTGGTCTGGCACAGCAGGTTGCTATTGAGTTGGGTAAAAGTCCGCTGCCTATCAACCAATATTATACTATCTCTGTTCGCTTGCATAATCAGCAACTGAAGGACTATACACCATTCCCGGAGATAGAAGGCTTTAAGAAGAGTAATAAGTTTTCCTCTACCAAGACCATTATTACAGGAGGTAATACCACCACTATACTTACAGTTACCCAGAACTACGCAGCCCTAAAAGAAGGCACTTATACCCTAAAGCCCTTTACAATGAAAGTGAATGGGCAGACACTCCAATCGGAGGGGATGGAGATTAGCGTGACGGAAATGCAAACTGACGTGCCCCAGGATGCCAATCTGCCCCCAAACCTGATTGAGCCGGAAGAGGATCAGGTACAACCGGAGCAGGAGGCTGAGTTCATA is a genomic window containing:
- a CDS encoding acyl-CoA dehydrogenase family protein codes for the protein MAYESSGAPDYYNIDDLLTEEHKLIRQTMRDFVKREISPSVEQWAQDAHFPSEIVKKFGDVGAFGPTIPTEYGGGGLDYISYGIIMQEIERGDSGMRSTASVQGSLVMYPIYKYGSEEQRKKYLPKLASGEWLGCFGLTEPDFGSNPGGMATNIKDMGDHYLLNGAKMWISNSPECQVAVVWAKNEEGRIKGLIVERGMEGFSTPEIHNKWSLRASCTGELVFDNVKVPKENLLPNIDGLKGPLGCLDSARYGISWGAIGAAIDCYESARKYSVERIQFDKPIGAFQLTQKKLAEMLTEITKAQLLAWRLGTLMNEGKATTQQISMAKRNNVDMALHIAREARQIHGGMGITGEYPIMRHMMNLESVITYEGTNDIHLLITGADITGIPAFK
- a CDS encoding RNA polymerase sigma factor, coding for MHDKEKLFQEIVRENRDRLYRICRACIPDHDDANDLYQEVLVKVWLNLHTFRGDAKLSTWLYRFALNTAILHRKQRSKHVTLLPQHSMGFPDAAAETAHKQEQEVLLQQLHYCISCLEKQDRLIISLVLEEVSYKEIAEVLGLTVNYVGVKINRIKQKLAVLMEQQVTQETFKESRNEL
- the ruvB gene encoding Holliday junction branch migration DNA helicase RuvB; the encoded protein is MREDYLTGENEYMTPAERDIDKALRPLSFRDFTGQDKVVENLKIFVLAAKRRGEALDHVLLHGPPGLGKTTLSHIIASELDAGIKMTSGPVLDKPSDLAGLLTNLEANDVLFIDEIHRLNPVVEEYLYSAMEDYKIDIMLDSGPNARSVQISLNPFTLIGATTRSGLLTAPLRARFSINSRLEYYDAALLTSIVKRSSTLLGAPIHEDAAFEIARRSRGTPRIANNLLRRTRDFAQVKGDGTITVEIARFALNALDVDQNGLDDMDNRILMTIIDKFKGGPVGITTIATACGEESETIEEVYEPFLIQEGYIKRTARGREATEMAYRHLGKIPPQEIASGGLFNQPE
- a CDS encoding phospholipase D-like domain-containing protein, giving the protein MHPHQQKITSHAFFSPGDDCLNAIIECIDDAQESIKICVFTISDNRITEAVIRAYKHGKRIKIITDNDKLYDAGSDIRELAAHGLEVRTDKARSHMHHKFAIFDEARVLTGSYNWTRNAAMHNHENVLVTDNFSIVQDYSQEFDKLWKSMMTYNFGGKSRDELGQEEE
- the queG gene encoding tRNA epoxyqueuosine(34) reductase QueG encodes the protein MSKEKYTYLIKKKAKELGFMFCGISKAEFLEEEAPRLERWLNQNMHGQMRYMENHFDKRLDPRLLVDGAKSVVSLLLNYYPDKENQQQEEDTYKISKYAYGTDYHFVIKDKLKTLLNYINEEIGEVGGRCFVDSAPVMDKAWAKKGGLGWVGKNSNLITPQVGSFYFIAELIIDLELEYDGPIKDYCGSCTRCLDACPTGAITEPYVVDGSKCISYFTIELKDQLPQEMNGKFGNWVFGCDICQDVCPWNRFSKPHNEPAFSAHPQLKELKTRDWQELTHEVFSQLFKKSAVKRTGYNGLMRNISFVQDNPEEE
- a CDS encoding TonB-dependent receptor, whose product is MSKLLMAVVAFMLPLQLLAQHTLNGRVINAATGEGLAGATVVLEGSSVGTATGNGGSFSFQDLPAGSYNLKVTYLGFAQQQVNLSLPQNAPVQVALRPQALQANEVIVQATRADERTGTTFTNVTRQEIEERNFGQDLPYLLEQVPSVVVNSDAGAGVGYTGIRIRGSDITRINVTVNGIPVNDSESHGTFFVNMPDLASSVEDIQVQRGVGTSTNGAGAFGASINIQTQQVRREAYAETDNSYGSFDTWKNNVRFGTGLINGKFAFDGRLSRIKSDGYIDRASSDLRSFYFSGGYYGDQTSLKFITFSGQEKTYQAWYGTPEALVYGNRQDLQDYIDRNGIEGSDRENLLSSGRTYNYYTYDNETDNYQQDHYQLHLSHDFMPALSFSGALHYTYGRGYYEQFRAEDDLADYGLPNVEIGGETIETSDIIRRRWLDNDFYGVTYALQYNPNQRLNATLGGAWNRYTGAHFGEVIWARYASTSNIRDRYYENDADKTDFNIFAKASYSLTDKLSVFGDLQLRTIQYEFLGFDNDGKNITQDASYTFWNPKAGITYAPAPEHQLYASFAVGNREPVRDDFTESTPTSRPKHETLRNVEAGYRGLFGVGELFGQTLAADVEANLYYMNYKNQLVLTGQINDVGAYTRTNIDKSYRQGIELAGALRLGTRASLRSNIAYSQNRIKGFSEFLDDYANGDQVRYDYNETAIAFSPDFITSSQLEVEVLKGLRAAFIYKTVGKQYLDNTENEDRIIPAYEVGDVRLRYTVNISNVLKELELGLLVNNVFNERYAANGYTYSYLYGDQYTENFYYPQATRNFLLSVGLKF